The sequence CCAAATTATTTAATCGTATTAAGGAATCAAGTGCGGAAACTGTTGTTTGTGAGTGCGGTACTTGCCGTATTCAAATCACTCATGGTTCCGGTACGAAAGCAATTCATCCATTACAATTATTAAACCAAGCTTATAAATAAAATATGCTGTTAAACTTCTGGCTTTGAGTTATGCTCAAAGCCAGAATAAATTAAAAATAATATAAAGAGGTTATTTGAATGCTTAAAAAAACAAAAATCGTTTGTACAATGGGTCCAAGTACAGAAAAACAAGAAATTATTGAGAATTTATTAAACTCCGGTATGAATGTTGCTCGTTTCAACTTTTCACATGGTGACCATGCTGAACACGGTAACAGAATTAACTTAGTAAAAGCAGCTGGTAAAGCTACTGGTAAAACAGTTTCTTTAATGCTTGATACTAAAGGTCCTGAAATGCGTCTTGGTAAATTCGCTGCTGGTAAAGTGCAATTAGTTGCTGGCAAAAAATTAATCCTTACAGCAGATCAAGATTTCGTTGGTGATGAAACTAAAGTTGCAGTTAGCCATAAAGGTCTGTGCACAGAAGTTAAACCTGGCGATACAATCTTACTTTCTGATGGTTTAGTAAGCTTAACAGTTGAAGAAATTCAAGGTACTGATATCGTTACTACTATCATGAACAGTGGTATTATGGGAACTTTAAAAAGAGTTGCAGCACCTGGCGTGTCTGTAAACTTACCACCACTTTCTGATAGAGACGTGAAAGACGTTATTTTCGGTATTTCTCAAGATATGGACTTCATTGCCGCTTCTTTCGTACAAAGAGCAGCTGATGTTAATGCAATCCGTAAAGTTATTACTGATAACAACGGCAAAATGGAAATCATCTCTAAAATTGAAAACATGGAAGGCGTTGACAATATCGACGAAATCATCGAAGCTTCCGACGGAATCATGGTAGCTCGTGGTGATCTTGGTGTTGAAATTCCTGCTGAAGATGTACCATTAATTCAAAAAATGATTATTAATAAATGTAATACTGTTGGGAAACCAGTTATCGTTGCAACACAAATGCTTGAGTCCATGATTAATAATCCACGTCCAACAAGAGCAGAAGCAAGTGATGTTGCTAATGCTATTATGGATGGCACTGATGCAATCATGTTAAGTGGTGAAACTGCTTCCGGTGATTATCCTGAAGAAGCCGTAAAAACAATGAATAAAATTGCTAACCGTATTGAGTCTTCATTACAATACAATGCATTATTATTAAACAAAGGTATTGCATTACAACCTACTACAACTGATGCAATCAGCCATGCAACAGTACAAGTTGCTTATGAAATTGATGCTAAAGCAATTGTTACCCCTACTGAAAGTGGTTATACAACTAAAATGGTATCAAAATATCGTCCAAAAGCTCCAATCATTGCTGTTGCTCCAGACGAAAAAACAGCTAGAAGCTTAAATCTTCGTTGGGGTGTATATCCAATTATCGGTTCTCGTTGGAGCGATACTGACGAAATGATTATTGGTTCAGTACAAAACTCCGTTGAAGCTGGTTACTTAACATCAGGTGATTTAGTAGTTGTAACTGCAGGTATCACTTTAGGTGCTCCTGGCAACACTAACATGATTAAAGTTCACACAGTTTAATTTTAAGTTATTATTTAGACCTCTACTATGTAGAGGTCTATTTTATTTGCTAATTTATTGTAAACTGTGGTAAAATATATAGAGAAGATTTTGAGGAGGTGCGAATTTTGAGCACAGCTTTAATGGTGATTGAAGCAATTCTTTGTATTGCTTTAATAATAGTAGTTGTAATGCAATCAAGCAAAAGTGCAGGAATGTCCGGTTCTATTGGCGGTGGTGCTGAATCTATTTTTGGTGGCAAAGCAAGAGGACTTGATGCAGTACTTGCAAAAGCAACGATGATTTTAGCAGCAGCTTTTGCAGTAGTAACAATTCTTTTAGCAAAAAATTAGTATAAAATATTTGGCATTTACGCTCATAGCAACTAAGGTTAGCATTATGAGCGTTTTGTTTTTATGGAGGGATTTTATGGAACTAGTATATTTGGCACCATTAGCAGGATTAATTTCTTTACTTTTTGCTGCCTGTTTATTGAAAAATGTTTTAGCTCAAAATCCTGGCAATGAAAGAATGCAATATTTATCAAATATAATATTTCAAGGAGCGATGACGTTTTTAAATCGGCAATATAAAACTTTATTGCCCTTTACACTGGTTATTGCAGTGATTTTATTAATAGTGGGAAACTATAAAATTAGTATTTCTTTTGCAGTTGGAGCGTTGTGCTCAGCCTTAGCAGGCTATATTGGAATGACTGCAACTACAAAAGCGAATGCGAGAACGGCTCAAGCTGCAACTGTGGGTATTAGTCAAGCCCTGAGTGTTTCTTTTAAAGCCGGCAGTATCATGGGGATGTCGGTTGTCGGGTTAGGCTTATTAGGTGTATCAATGCTGTATATAATTTTCAGAGATACTGTAATTATCAATAGTTTTGCTTTTGGGGCAAGTGCAATAGCTTTTTTTGCTAGAGTTGGTGGTGGGATATTTACCAAAGCAGCTGATGTTGGTGCTGATTTAGTTGGAAAAGTTGAAGCTGGTATTCCAGAAGACGATCCTCGTAATCCCGCAGTAATTGCTGATAATGTTGGTGATAATGTCGGTGATACGGCTGGGATGGGGGCAGACTTATTTGAATCTTATGGTGCTACTACTATTGCCGCTATGCTTATCGGTAATAGTGTTTATGGCCTTAATGGTGTTATTTATCCGCTCTTATTGGGCGCTATTGGGATTATGGCAACTTTAATTAGTTTCTTTTTTGTTAATCTTAATGGTGATACTAATGTTCAAAGAGCTCTTAATACAGGGATTTGGGGAACAAATTTAATTACAGCTCTGGCGGCATATGTCTTGGCAGTTGATATTTTCGGCAATAAGGGGCAAGAAATATTTTTAGCAATTGCTGCCGGTTTATTTGTTAATTTTACAATTGGCTTAGTGACAGAGTATTATACCTCAAGTGCTTATAAACCTACGCAAAAAATTGCCGAAGCATCACAGATGGGGGTAGCTACCAATATTTTAAGTGGTTTATCAACCGGTTTAAAAAGCACAGTAATACCGATTATTGTAATTTTAGGAGCAACTTTATGGTCGTTTCACTTTGCCGGAATTTATGGTATTGCGATGGCGGCAATGGGGATGTTATGTACAGCCGGAATGGTGGTGGCAATTGATTCGTTTGGTCCGGTTGCTGATAATGCCGGGGGCATTGCTGAAATGGCAAAACTAGATTATAAGGTAAGAGTGGTGACCGATAAACTGGATTCTGTTGGTAACACCACCGCCGCGATTGCGAAGGGCTTTGCAATTGGTTCGGCAGCATTGACGGCAATGGCCTTATTTAGCGCGTTTGCGGAAGAAATAACGAAAAACCATAACTTAAAAAGCTTGATTGTGGATGGTCATTTCACAGTTAATTTACTAGATCCCGGTGTGTTTATTGGGGTGTTTTTAGGTGGAACTTTACCGTTTTTAATTTGTGCACTAACGATTGAAGCTGTGAGCAAGGCCGCTTATGAAATGATTGCTGAAGTACGGCGACAGTTTAAAGAAATTTCGGGACTGTTTGAAGGTGAAGAGAGTCCCGATTATGCTAAATGTATTGATATCAGCACTAAAGCTGCGATTAAAGAAATGATGATTCCGGGGTTATTAGCGGTAGCTACTCCGATTATTGTAGGGTTCTTGTTAGGATCAAAAGCATTAGCTGGTTTTTTAGTAGGAATAACAATTACTGGAATCTTATTAGCAATATTTATGTCAAACGCCGGTGGGGCTTGGGATAATGCTAAAAAATATATTGAAGCGGGACAATATGGCGGTAAGGGTAGTATTGCTCATAGTGCAGCCGTTATTGGAGATACGATTGGTGATCCTTTTAAAGATACAGCAGGCCCGGCCATGAATCCATTAATAAAGGTTGCCGGGACTATTTCATTGATTATTGCACCATTTTTACTGTTCTAGTAAAAAGCAGATTAACTTACTTTGCAAGTTAATCTGCTTTTAAATATAATATTATTATGATGAAGTTAAAGAAATAGAGATAGCTTACATTACTTTGGAGGTTTTTATATTGTCGATCTTAAAAGGAGCAGAGCCGTTTATTTTAAAAGGCGGCAATACTGGGATATTATTAGTACATGGCTTTACCGGTTCACCGGCGGAGATAGCACTATTAGGTGAATTTTTACATAATCATCAATATACAGTTATGGCACCACGATTAACCGGACATGGTACCAGCGTTGAAGATTTGGAACATACAACCAAAGAAGATTGGTATAACAGTGTAGTAGATGCTTACCATTTATTAAAAAATTGTTGTAATGAAATTCATGTGATGGGTTTATCAATGGGGGGCTTATTAGCCATTAAGTTAAGCCTTGAATTTAACATAAAAAAAGTACTGGTGATGAGTACGCCTTTTAATATTATTACTAGAGGACGGGAGTTGCCACCAAAAGAGTATTGCCAAGGTCAATTTATTCCCAAATTAAGACGTGAATTTGCTGTTGAACCGAAATACTTAGTGGCCTATAACCAAATGCCATTATTATCAATTCATCAGTTGTTTGAGTTGGTAGCAGAAACAAAAAATAGCTTGCCGAAATTTAATAATAAGATTCTTATTATGCAAAGTAAAAAAGACCATACGATAAAAGTAAACAGTGCAAAATGTTTATATCAAAATATCGCTTCAACTGAGAAAAAAATAGTATGGCTTGAGGAATCAGGTCATGTAATAACCTTAGATAAAGAACGTGATATTGTCTTTAAGGAAGCCTTAAGATTTATCGAAAAATAAAAGAGGGTGAAGATTGTGGCACAAGGAGCAGAAAATAGCAATTGTTTTGTTTGTGGAGAAAATAACCCAATTGGCTTGAAATTAAAATTTCGCGAAGAGAATAACAAGTATTTGGCTGATTTTATTCCTACTACTAATTATCAGGGCTATGATGGTGTTTTACATGGTGGCATTGTCAGTACGCTTATTGATGAAATAACAGCCGGCTATATGTACTATAAAGGTTATAAAGCAGTTACTGCTAAGCTGGAGGTGCGCTTTCGGCGACCAACGCCGATTGGTGAAAAACTAACAGTACAAGGTGAAGTTATCAATCAAAAAGGAAAAATGGTAGAGATGCTAGGCAAAATAATTTTAGCCGATGGTAGTGTTACGGCTGAGGGAAAAACTATCGTAGCTCTACAAGATTAAAAGAAAGCTAGGCGCTAGCCTGGAGGAAAGTATATGAATTTAAAAGAGAAGATTCTTTTATTTATGCAAGAAAGTGCTTATAAACCGTTAAATGCCGAAGATTTAGCACTGGAAATGGAAATTAGAGGCAAAGAATTAATAGAATTTTGGCGTGCACTGGAAGAATTAGAGCATGACGCTAAAATATTTAAAACACGCTATGATAAATATGGGATACCAGAAAAAATGAGTTTGGTAGTCGGGCGTTTAAGTCTTAGCAGTAAGGGCTTTGGGTTTGTTATCCCTGAAAATCCATTAACTGAAGATGAAAGTGATTTATATATTGCGCAAGATGATTTAAAAACCGCAATGCATAATGATGTTGTTATTGCCAGAGTTAATCGACAAAATTTAGCCGGACGTTCACGCGAAGGTGAAATTGTTCGGATTGTAAACAGAGCCAATAAAAAAATT comes from Negativicutes bacterium and encodes:
- a CDS encoding alpha/beta fold hydrolase → MLKGAEPFILKGGNTGILLVHGFTGSPAEIALLGEFLHNHQYTVMAPRLTGHGTSVEDLEHTTKEDWYNSVVDAYHLLKNCCNEIHVMGLSMGGLLAIKLSLEFNIKKVLVMSTPFNIITRGRELPPKEYCQGQFIPKLRREFAVEPKYLVAYNQMPLLSIHQLFELVAETKNSLPKFNNKILIMQSKKDHTIKVNSAKCLYQNIASTEKKIVWLEESGHVITLDKERDIVFKEALRFIEK
- a CDS encoding PaaI family thioesterase, which codes for MAQGAENSNCFVCGENNPIGLKLKFREENNKYLADFIPTTNYQGYDGVLHGGIVSTLIDEITAGYMYYKGYKAVTAKLEVRFRRPTPIGEKLTVQGEVINQKGKMVEMLGKIILADGSVTAEGKTIVALQD
- the pyk gene encoding pyruvate kinase, with translation MLKKTKIVCTMGPSTEKQEIIENLLNSGMNVARFNFSHGDHAEHGNRINLVKAAGKATGKTVSLMLDTKGPEMRLGKFAAGKVQLVAGKKLILTADQDFVGDETKVAVSHKGLCTEVKPGDTILLSDGLVSLTVEEIQGTDIVTTIMNSGIMGTLKRVAAPGVSVNLPPLSDRDVKDVIFGISQDMDFIAASFVQRAADVNAIRKVITDNNGKMEIISKIENMEGVDNIDEIIEASDGIMVARGDLGVEIPAEDVPLIQKMIINKCNTVGKPVIVATQMLESMINNPRPTRAEASDVANAIMDGTDAIMLSGETASGDYPEEAVKTMNKIANRIESSLQYNALLLNKGIALQPTTTDAISHATVQVAYEIDAKAIVTPTESGYTTKMVSKYRPKAPIIAVAPDEKTARSLNLRWGVYPIIGSRWSDTDEMIIGSVQNSVEAGYLTSGDLVVVTAGITLGAPGNTNMIKVHTV
- the secG gene encoding preprotein translocase subunit SecG, with protein sequence MSTALMVIEAILCIALIIVVVMQSSKSAGMSGSIGGGAESIFGGKARGLDAVLAKATMILAAAFAVVTILLAKN
- a CDS encoding sodium-translocating pyrophosphatase, with protein sequence MELVYLAPLAGLISLLFAACLLKNVLAQNPGNERMQYLSNIIFQGAMTFLNRQYKTLLPFTLVIAVILLIVGNYKISISFAVGALCSALAGYIGMTATTKANARTAQAATVGISQALSVSFKAGSIMGMSVVGLGLLGVSMLYIIFRDTVIINSFAFGASAIAFFARVGGGIFTKAADVGADLVGKVEAGIPEDDPRNPAVIADNVGDNVGDTAGMGADLFESYGATTIAAMLIGNSVYGLNGVIYPLLLGAIGIMATLISFFFVNLNGDTNVQRALNTGIWGTNLITALAAYVLAVDIFGNKGQEIFLAIAAGLFVNFTIGLVTEYYTSSAYKPTQKIAEASQMGVATNILSGLSTGLKSTVIPIIVILGATLWSFHFAGIYGIAMAAMGMLCTAGMVVAIDSFGPVADNAGGIAEMAKLDYKVRVVTDKLDSVGNTTAAIAKGFAIGSAALTAMALFSAFAEEITKNHNLKSLIVDGHFTVNLLDPGVFIGVFLGGTLPFLICALTIEAVSKAAYEMIAEVRRQFKEISGLFEGEESPDYAKCIDISTKAAIKEMMIPGLLAVATPIIVGFLLGSKALAGFLVGITITGILLAIFMSNAGGAWDNAKKYIEAGQYGGKGSIAHSAAVIGDTIGDPFKDTAGPAMNPLIKVAGTISLIIAPFLLF